GCTCCTTCATCGCCTTTTTGATATTGCTGTGGCCGGTCTTGCCCATGAAGCTTTTGCCGCCGTGCGCATCGATCTCGTCGTACATATTTTGCGAGCATTTGACCTCGCCGAGAACTCGCGGATTTTTCATCGCAAGGCTATATAGATAGGCTAGTTCGTCGCCTTTTATGTTGCGTTTTTTGGTTAGAACCGCAATGCGGTCGCCGTCGCCGTCAAAACCGAATCCTATGTCAAATTCGCCCTTTAGCGCGGCCTTTAGGTCGCTTAAATTTTTCTCCTCGCTAGGGTCTGGGTGATGGTTTGGGAAGTTGCCGTCGGGCTGGGCATATAAAATTTGAGCGTTCAAATTTAACGCCTCGCAAATTTCGGGCAGAACCGCTCCGACCGCGCCGTTTGCGCAGTCGATGACGATTTTAAGCGGCAAGGCTTTTAGATGTGCAAACTGTTCTATAAGAAAATTTTTATAAGGCGTCGCGATGTCGAATTTCTCGGCTCTCAAATCATCGGGGATTTGCGTTTTTGCCGCGATGCCTGCTAGCACGGCGACTTTTAACTTTTGCAAATCCTCGCCGAAGTAACTATCCTTAAAAATCGTGATTTTAAAGCCGTTGTACTCTTTTGGATTATGAGAGCCGGTTATCATTACGTTTGCGTCAAATTTATCCGAAAACACGCTAAAATACCCGACCGGCGTCGGCAGTAAGCCGATATTGTAGACCCTGATCCCGGCTAAATTTAGCCCGCTAACCAGCCAGCCAAAAATCTCATTTGCACTTAGCCTAGCATCATACCCCACGCTAACGTTTTTTGCGCCTCGTCGTAGCATTTCTCGGCCCAAATTTAACCCGATCGCTTTGACGCTCGTTTCGTTTAGATCGCGCTCGTAAATGCCGCGTATATCGTATTCTCTAAAAATTTCTTGTATCATAAATTTTTTATCTTTTAATTAAATAATTTTAGGATTATAGATAAAAAGAAGTTAAATTTTTATTAATTTTAGCCATTTTTTAGAAATTTGAGATTTTAGAGATTTACCCGACGGAAAGTCGGGTAAATTCGGGCTACATCATGCCGCCCATACCACCCATTCCGCCCATGTCAGGCATTGCAGGCATTGCTTTTTCTTCTTTTATCTCGCTGATAGTTGCCTCAGTTGTTAGTAGTAAGCTAGCCACACTAACAGCGTTTTGAAGCGCAACTCTCTCAACTTTCACTGGATCGATGATGCCAGCTTCAAACATATTTACATATTCGCCAGTTGCAGCGTTAAAGCCAAAATTTGCATCTTTGCTTGTCTCAACTGCGTTTGCTACTACGCCTGCGTCAAAGCCAGCGTTTTCAGCGATTTGGCGAAGTGGAGCACGAAGCGCTCTTCTAACGATCTCAGCACCGATTGCCTCATCTCCTTGTAAATTTAGATTTACACTCTTTGAAGCAAGGATAAGAGCTGAACCGCCACCTACTACGATGCCCTCTTCAACAGCTGCACGAGTAGCACTTAGAGCGTCATCTACGCGGTCTTTTTTCTCTTTCATCTCAGTCTCAGTCGCAGCACCTACTTTGATAACTGCCACGCCACCGCTTAGTTTTGCAAGGCGCTCTTGAAGTTTTTCTTTGTCATAGTCGCTTGTAGTCTCTGCGATTTGCGCTTTGATCTGAGTTATTCTAGCGTCGATCACTGACTTCTCGCCTGCGCCATTTACGATAGTTGTGTTATCTTTGTCGATAACTACGCTTGAAGCTTGACCAAGGTCGTTTATAGTAGCGCTTTCTAGTGTTCTGCCTAGCTCTTCGCTGATGACTTCGCCACCTGTTAAGATAGCAATATCTTCAAGCATCGCTTTTCTTCTGTCGCCAAAGCCAGGAGCTTTAACAGCTGAGATGTTTAGCACGCCGCGAAGTTTATTTACAACAAGCGTTGCAAGTGCCTCGCCCTCGATATCTTCAGCAATAATTAGAAGTGGTTTGCCACTTTTTTGTACTTGCTCAAGCACTGGAAGTAAGTCTTTTAAATTTGTAATCTTCTTGTCAAATAGCAATATGAATGGATTGCTTAGCTCAACTTGCATTTTTTCAGGGTTTGTGATGAAATATGGGCTTAGGTATCCGCGGTCAAACTGCATACCCTCAACAACGCTTAGCTCGTCTTGGATAGACTTTGCCTCTTCTACTGTTATAACGCCATCTTTGCCGACTTTCTCCATCGCATCAGCGATAAGCTTGCCGATGCTCTCGTCTGAGTTTGCAGAGATAGTAGCGATCTGAGCGATCTCCTTTGAGCCTGATACTTTTTTAGAGATATTTTTTAGTGCATCTATAAGCGCTGCTACTTCTTTATCCATGCCACGTTTTACTTCGATAGGATTTGCGCCAGCAGTTACGTTTCTAAGACCCTCTTTAAATATCGCATGAGCTAGTACAGTAGCTGTTGTAGTGCCGTCGCCTGCTTGGTCGTTTGTCTTGCTTGCTACTTCTCTAACTAGGCTTGCACCCATGTTTTCGATAGTATCTTTTAGCTCAACCTCTTTAGCCACACTAACGCCGTCTTTTGTGATGTTTGGAGCGCCAAAGCTCTTTTGGATAAGGACATTTCTGCCTCTTGGTCCCATTGTCACTTTCACAGCATCATTTAGTTTTTTTACGCCCTCGTATAGGCGGTTTCTTGCATCATCAGAGTAAAAAATTTCTTTTGCCATTGTTTTTCCTTTTTAAATTATTTAATCACGCCTAAAATATCGTCGATGTTTAAAACAAGATATGTTTTATCATCTAAATTTATCTCAGTGCCACCGTATTTTGCAAATACAACTTTATCACCAACTTTTACACCCTCTACTTCAGCACCGACTGCTTTTACCTCACCGCTTAAAGGTTTTTCTTTTGCGTTATCAGGTATAATAATGCCCGAAGCTGTGGTCTTTGTCTCCTCTACGCGTTCGACTAGAACACGCTTGCCTAATGGTTGAAAATTCATTGTTCATCCTTTTAGTTTAATTGTCTTTTTTAGCACTCTTTATTTTTGAGTGATGAAATCCTAGCATTTTTTTCTAAAAAAGTCAATGAATTTATAGCAAATTTAATTAAATCTTTAGTCTATTTGACTAAAGTTTCGTGATATATAAAACTAATATAAGGGAATTTTATGAAAAAAGTAGCCTATATAATTTTCGCACTCGTGCTGACAATAGCTTGCATCTTTGGCTTTATCTTTAGCCCATTTGGGAGTACATTTATCGCTGGCAAGATCGAAAAAGAGGCACTCGCTCGTGGTATTGATGTCAAATTTAAAGATTTTAGCCTGGGGGTTAGCACCTTAAATTTAGAAGCGACCGTGATGAATGCCATAAATTTAAAAGCAAATGGCGACCTCTCCTTGCTTGCTCAAAGCATGAATTTAAACATAGATATAAATGCCGACAAGGCAAAGGCTAGCGAGCTTGGGTTAAAAAGAGATGTAGCGCTTAAAGCAAACGTGGCTGGTAAATTTAGCGACTTCAAACTAGTAGCAACTGGCACGGCGCTTGGCTCAAATATAAATTTAAACGCAAATTTAAAAGACTACCTGCCAAAAGCCTTAAATCTTGACGCTAAAAATATCGAACTTTCTGAGATATCAGCCCTTGCGCAAAAGCCAAATTTAGCTAGCGGCAAGCTTGATCTAACGAGCAACATGCAAGGGGTTGATGAGAAAAATGAGCCCATCATTAACGCTCAAATTTTAGCAAGTAATGGCGTAATAAACAAAGAAATTCTTAAAAACGAATTTGGGCTAAATTTGGCAAAAGATATAAGCTTTAAAGGCGGCATAAATGCTAAATTTGCAAATGAAAAAGTAGTGGCAAAAACCCTTATCATTGCGCCTGAAGCCACTTTAAAAGCAAATGAGACGACTTATGATCTAGCTAGCAAAAATTTAAAGAGCGATTTTTCGCTAAATGTGCCTGATCTTGCCCTTTTTGGCAAGCTCTTGGGCGAGCAGCTAAATGGCGCAGTGGACGCAAACGGCGAAATTTTAATGCAAGAAAATGCTCTTAAAAATCTAAAAACTGAGATAAACGGCCTTGGCGGCAAGATAAATGCAAATTTTGATAGTAAAAATTTAGTCCTAAATGCAGCAAATATCAAGCTAAAAGAGCTTCTAGCACTTGCCTTGCAGCCTAGCTACGCAGACGGGCAGATAAATTTAAACGCAAATTTTAGCGGCTTTGACGAGCTAAAAAAGCTTGCTGGAGAGGCTAAATTTGATATAAAAAACGGCCTTATAAACAAAGATCTTGCAAAGCTTAAAAATGCGGCTAAATTTGAGCTAAAAGGCGGCGCTACCGCAAAAGGTGAGCTTGTAAATTTTGACGCAAACGTGCTTAGCGACCTTGGCGAGCTAAAGGATATAAAGGGTATTTATGACCTAAAAAACAGCCAAATTTTTAGCAAATTTGCCCTGCTCATTAGCGACCCTGAGAAATTTAAAGCGGTTAGTGGCTTTGAGGTGAGCTCAAAAATGGCGCTTGCGGGCGATATAAAGGTCAAAGAAAGCAAAATAGATGAGCTAAATTTAGGCGGCGATGCCTTTGCTGGCAAGCTAAACGCCACCATAAAAAATGAAAATCTTGATCTTAGCCTAAAAGAGGCGCAGTTGGGAGATATCTTGGCACTTAGCGGCAACGACAGACTGGCAAATGCCAAGGCAAATGTCCAGGCAAAGGGGCAAAATATCTTTAGTAAAAGTCCAAGCATCGCCGCAACGATCGCTTTAAACGAGGGCAAATTTAACGCCGCAGTGCTTAGCAGAATGCTTGATAAAAAATTCCCACAAAACGAGAAATTTAGCTCAAATTTGAGCCTAGACTACAAAGGCGAAGTAGCGAAATTTAGTGGCGACTTTCTTAGCTCGCTAGCTGATATAAAGGGCATAGATGGCAGCTTTGACGTGGGCAAAAACACGCTAAGTTTAAAGCTTCAAGCGGTGGTTTCAGAGCTAAATAAGCTTGCATTTTTAGCTGGCCGCGAGCTTCACGGTAAATTTGCAGCGCTCATTACCGCAAATGGCAAAGTAGATGATCTAAGCGTAAAAGCCACTTCAGACGATCTCTTTAAAGGCAAGCTCGAGGCAACCTACAAAGGCGGCGCGCTTGATGTGATGCTAAAAAATTTCGATATCAAAGGACTAACGCAGACCCTAGCACTTGATCATCTCTATGATGGCAACGGCGATGCGAAATTTGACTATGAGACAAAGCAAAGGCTGGGTAAATTTGACATCTTGCTAAAAGAGGGTCACCTAGCCAGCACAAATCTCACAAACAACATAAAAATATTCACCGGCAAGGACATCACAAAAGAAATTTACAAAGACGGCAAAATTTACGGCGACATAAAGGGCGACAACGTCGTTTTTAACGTAAATTTAAGCTCACCAAAGAGCGACATAAATGTCTCAAAAGGCACTTATAATACTGCCACGAAAATGCTAAACGCGCCACTTGTTTGCAGACTCGAAAAGACCGACCTAAACGTGAAAATTTCAGGCACGACAGATAACCTAAAATACGACGTCGGCTCGCAATATTTAGAAAACAAAGTCAAAAAAGAGATAGGTAGATTTTTAGATAAAAAGTTAGGCGGCAAAGATAGCAACTCAAGCAGCGACAAGCAAAATTTAAAGGGGCTTTTAAAAGGGTTATTTTAGATGAAAAAGGCGGAAAATTTAAAGTATCTAATGGGGCTTGGGCACTTTTGCAGCGACATAAACCAAAGTGCTCTTGGCGCAATGCTGCCATTTTTCATCGCGAGCTACCACTACGACTACGCCACGGCCGCCTCGCTCGTGACCGCCACAAATTTAGCAAGCTCGCTCATCCAGCCACTAATCGGCCGCCTAAGCGACAAAAGGGAGCTTCCATACGTCATCCCGCTTGGGCTGCTGTTAGCTGGCGGAGGCATGAGCCTAACTGGCTTTGTCACAAACTACTACCTCATCTTAGTTTGTGTGATGATAAGCGGTATCGGCGCCGCGCTTTTTCACCCAAGTGCTGCAAGGATCGTAAACTACGCCTCAAACGCCAAAAATAGAGCCAAAAGCATAAGCATATTTTCATTTGGTGGCAACCTTGGCTTTGCGGTTGGACCTATTTTGGTTGCTGTTTTTGTGGGAAATTTTGGTCTAAAAGGGACGCTGGTCTTCATCATACCTCAAATTTTTCTGACACTTTTGTACCTTAAAAAGGGCAAATTTATAAAAGCACTAGAGGGCAATCACAAAAAGCAAATTTTGCAAAAAACGATCGCTCTAAAAGACGATCTGGGCGCATTTTTGAGGCTTTGCGTCTGTATATTTTCACGCTCCATCGTAGCCTTTGGTTTTACAGCATTTTTTAGCATATATCTCATCAAAATTTTTGGCATCAGCAAAGAGGTGGCAAATGTAAATTTAAGCCTCTTTTTCGCCGCAGGTGCGATCTCTACACTATTTGGCGGAGCGCTAGCAGATAGGTACGGTCTAGTTAGACTCATTAAAATAAGCCTAAGCGTCGCTGCGCCGCTAGTCGTGCTAATGCTCTTTATCGACAGCTACGCGCTATTTCTCGCGGCCTCGATCTGCGTAAGTGCTTGCATCAGCCTATCTTTTAGCCCTTCAATCGCCCTTGCACAGCTTTATTTGCCAAACCAGATAGGCCTAGCCTCAGGCGTAACGCTTGGCCTTAGCATCACAATCGGCGGCATATTTGCGACGGTCATCGGCAAGATCGCTGATATATTTAGCCTGACGCACTCATTTTATTTTATAGCCGTAGTCTCGATCATTAGTGCAGCTTCGAGCTACTTTTTAAAGCCGGTTGCACGATAAATAAATACTAAATTAATATAAATTAACCTGATTTAAAAAATATTTAAATATTTTTTAAATCAATTACAATAAAATAACTAATTTAATTTAAGGAACAAATTTGGAACAGTTACAACAAGAAAAAAAATATATGTTAAAAAGCGCCAGAGAGTTGGGGCTTATATCTTGTATCATGGCGATATTTAAGTATCTAGTTTTCGTTTCAGGACTTTACAAAACCCTTGATCGCGATTTCAGTCTTATCCTCAAAGCATGCTGCGACTCTATCAGTTGGATACTTTTATTTTTTGCTATTTCATTGATATGCTCTGTTTATAATTCCTCAAAACTAAGAACATATTTTAAAATTTTTACTATTTTCATTTTGATATATGTCATTTTAACTTTTTTGACTTTTAAAATTGTCATGTATCTGGGAGAAAGAAATTTTAACTATAATGATTTTATCTTTACGATATTGAATTATTTTTATAGCAACGAAGAGATTATGTATAATCATGACCTATTTAAACAGCTACTCATTTATCGTAGTTATTTATTGAGAGTATTATTCGTAACAGCATCACTATTTTTATTTATATCTATCGCAAAATTAACAAAAATAATAAAAGAAAAAATGTTTTGGGCTTATGCATTATTTGGTGCATTTCATATAGCAAGCTACTTTATTAAAATTGATCACAAAATTTATGATTATATTGATATTGGAGCTTTCTTTATTGCTTTAATCGCATGGTGGCGACTAAAGATACAGGCAAGTAGTGACGAAATTCAAGTAATTAGCGAAAATGGGATTTTAAATGTGACTACTATCAAATCTTCAAGCCAATTAGCCGCGAAAGCCTGCTTAGTTGGCCTTATCGCAATATTTTTTTACTATATATTTTTTGAATATTTGTTAGCACATCAAGAAAGAATGTCACTTCGACCAATAATATTTATAAAGCCTCTTGTTTATGTGGTAGTATTAGCGGTTATTTACTCTGCCGTTAAGCAGATAGCACATACGTTAAATGAGATAAGACTACATACAAATTTCTTATTTTTCTCTATCCTTTTTGTGATATTTACAATAGCAAAAGCAACAACTGACTACATGTATATATATGCTTACGATTATAATTTTTTAAATATCTTTGGTACACACAATGCCTCAATTAAATCTTTAGTTTCTAGTGCCAATACAATCTTATACATTGGAGTATTTGCTCATTTGTTAGCTATAGTATTTTTATTTTTATTTACAACAAGATTAGTGAGCGCAACTAAAAGTAGGCTATTTTGGATAAATTTTATATTGTTTGTGGTAAGTTCAGTCATACTTTTAGCACTACTATTTCCGGGTAAGCCAGACTTTATAGGCCTTTTAACCAAAAACATAGACCTTTTTAATATAGCAGAGTTTTTCTTTTTACTAATTGCTTGGTATAGCGTGAAAAAAGACACAAGAGAACAGGATAGATCATAAAACGGCATTTGGCGATAAATTTATAGTTTAAACAGCTAAAGACAAGATGATTTTTGTCTTTAGCTTCGCTATGAGGAGACGAGGCGAAATTTTACGATACAAAGGAGCATACATGTAGTATGTGACTGAAGTAGAGTGAAATTTCAACGACGTATAGCAGAAAAAGACAAAATCGCCTTAAAGCTTTCTTATCTTTGCTATTTCGTCGCGTAATGCCGCCGCCTTCTCAAACTCGAGCTGCGCCGCCGCTTCAAGCATCTGCTTTCTTAGTTCTTTTACTATCGCAGCTCGCTCACTAGCTGGCATCTTCTCTAAATTTTTACCACGCTTATAAATTTCACCATCATCTTCGACGTGCAAGCTCTCTTCGATATTTCTGCTGGCAGAGTGCGGCGTTATACCATGAGCTTTGTTGTATTCATCTTGAAATTTACGCCTCGCAGTCGTCGTATCGATCGCCTCTTTCATTGATTTTGTTATCTTTTTAGCAAACATTAGCACCTTGCCATTTACATTTCTAGCTGCACGCCCCATCGTCTGTATAAGGCTCGTTGTCGAGCGCAAAAAGCCCTCTTTATCGGCGTCCATTATGGCTATTAGACTCACTTCAGGCAGGTCAAGCCCCTCACGGAGCAAATTTATACCTATTAGCATGTCAAATTCCCCGCTTCTAAGCCCTCTAATGATCTCATTTCGCTCGATCGCGTCGATGTCTGAGTGCATATACTTGACCTTGACGCCAAGCTCTATGTAGTAGCGGCTTAGCTCCTCGGCCATCTTTTTAGTTAGCACCGTAACTAGCACGCGCTCATTTCTAGCGATGACCGCCTTTGCCTCGTCAAATAGCGCCTCGACTTGATTGTCACTATCTTTTATCTCGATGAGCGGATCTAGTAGCCCAGTAGGACGCAAAATTTGCTCATATACATGCCCCTGGCTGATACCAAGCTCGTACTCGTTTGGTGTGGCTGAGACAAAGAGAAATTTCGCCTTTTTGCTTATAAACTCGTCAAATTTAAGCGGCCTGTTATCAAGTGCTGAAGGCAAGCGAAATCCATACTCTACAAGCACCTCTTTACGGCTCCTATCACCTGCATACATGCCCCTAAACTGTGGCAAACTCACGTGACTCTCATCGACGATGACCAGATAATCCTCGCCACTTATCTCAAAGTAGTCAAACATCGAGTACGGCGTCTCTCCAGCCTTTTGACCGGTCAGATGTCGCGCGTAGTTTTCGATACCTTTACACATACCAGTGCTTGCCATCATCTCGAGATCAAATTCAACTCTCTGCTTTAGCCTCTGAGCCTCGACTAGCTTACCCTGCTCGCTAAACTCTTTTAAGCGCACATCAAGCTCCTCTTCGATCTCCTTCATAGCGATCTTTAGCCTATCAGCGCCCACGATGAACTGGCTGGTGGCATAAAGCGTAAATTTAGAAATGTCTTTGAGTCTCTTGTTATCAAGCACGTCAAAATGATACATCGCATCTATCTCATCGCCAAAAAACTCAACTCTTAGGGCTTCGTCGTTGTAATAAGCCGGATAAATGTCCACCACATCGCCATTTACACGAAAATCACCCCTGTCAAAGTAGTTGTCATTACGCTTGTAGCCCATATCCACAAGCTGCTCTAAAAGCTTTCTTTGGCTTATTTTCTCCCCTACGCTAAGATAGGCTACCATCCCTTTATACTCGCTTGGATTGCCAAGGCCGTAGTTTGCGGAGACTGAGGCCACGCAGATGACGTCATCAAAGCTTAGCAAACTAGCCGTCGCAGAAAGACGCAGGCGCTCAAGCTCCTCATTTACCGAGCTATCCTTTTCTATATATAGGTCGCTTCTTGGGATGTAGGCCTCTGGCTGGTAGTAGTCGTAGTAGCTTATGAAGTACTCCACATGGTTTTTTGGAAAAAAACCTTTAAATTCACTATATAGCTGCGCGGCGAGGGATTTGTTATGCGTCATGATAAGTGTTGGCATATTTAGCTCACGTATGACGTTTGCCATGGTAAAGGTCTTGCCGGACCCTGTCACGCCTAAAAGTGTTTGGTATTTATTGCCTGAATTTATGCTTTTTACTATCTCTTTTATCGCTCTTGCTTGGTCGCTGCTTGGGCTAAATTTAGATGAAATTTCAAATTTACTCATTGATTGCCTTTAAATTTGGGCGAATTTTATAGCAAAGATAGTGCTTTGTCAAATGAGAATTTTAATAAGAATTTAGCCTCTGCGTGTTAGAATACGAGCCTAATTATTATTTTAAAGGAACTTTTATGTTTGAAGATAATGCGATCTTAACCACACTAAGCGATAAAGTAAATGACCTGATTACAAAATATGACGAACTTTGCAAAACGAACGAAGAGTTACGCAACGAGATCGTAACTTTAAAAGCACAAAATGAGGCAAAAAGTAATCAAATCATGCGTTTAGAAGAGGATCTTGACAAGAAAAATACCGAAGCTGACGATGTAATGAGAAAAATCGAAGCTGTCCTTGGCAGATAAGCTTGGCTAAAATATGAAAAAAATAACGCTCACGATATCATCTCGCGACTACACGATCACGCTTGATGATGATTTTGCTAAATTCTTTGAAGATGACTGGCAAAATTTAATGGGCGGACGCCAATTTATCGAGCCAAAAGAGCTTTTAAATGCCTTTATAGAAAAATGTTATGAAAATTATGCTGTGATAAAGGCAGTAAAAAATTTAACTGGCAACGTTGATGAGATATTAAAGCGAGAATAGAGATGAAAAGACGAGCTTACACCTTGCTTGAGCTGATATTTATAGTAGTTATACTAGGTATTTTAAGCACAGTCGCTATACCTAGGCTATTTTTTTCTAGAAGTGATGCTACCATCTCAAATGCCAAAACTCAACTTGCCGCTATAAGAAGTGGAATTTCACTAAAATACAATGACAATATTTTGCAAGCAAAGCCAGAATTTCCACAAAAACTAGATGATGGCGATCCAAACAAACTCTTTAAAAATGTTATAAATATACCGATAAAAGATAGCGGTAGCAAAAATGGCTGGCACAGAATAAACGATGACAAATATACATTTAGACTAGATGGCAAAGTAGCAAATTTCAAATACGATAAAAATACTGGCGATTTTGGTTGCAGCGATGAAAATGAAATTTGCAAATCACTTCAGTAATGCATTATTATATACTCGCATTTTATGGGCTAAATTTAGCCCCACTCACTTATGAAAGCGATCAAAAACTAGAAAAATTTCAAGGCGTAAAGGCTTCTTTAAAAGGCAAAATTCTTACTGCTTTTATCGTAAAAGAGACTGGCAAACCAGAGTTTAAAACAAGTAAAATTTTAGAAATTCTACCGATTAATCTAACTTCAATGCAAAGCGAATTGGCAATATTTATCTCAAAATATTACACATGCGAGCTTGGCGTCAGCCTAAATTTATTTGAACCAAATAACACTATTGCAGTAGATAAATTTTATGAAAATCAAAATTTTAATGTGGCACCCAAACTAAGCGAAAAACAGCAAGAGGCTTTGGATTTTATAAATAAACGTAAAATTTCACTCATCTTTGGCGACACTGGAAGCGGAAAAAGCGAAATTTACATAGCAAAGATCAGAGAAATTTTAAATGCAGGTACTCAGGCGCTATTTTTAATGCCCGAAATTTCACTCACGCCACAAATGCAAAAACGCCTTGAGAACTTCTTTGGCGAGGCAGTAGCAGTCTGGCACTCAAAGATCACGTCAAAGAAAAAAGAGCAAATTTTAAAAGATATAAAAAGTGGGAAAGTTAGACTCGTTGCAGGTGCGAGGTCGGCTTTATTTTTACCACTTGAGAGGCTAAAACTTATCATCATCGACGAAGAACACGACGATAGCTACAAAAATACAGGCTCAAAGCCCCACTACAATGCAAGAGACCTTGCCCTCTTTCTAACTAGCAAATTTGACCTACAAGTGGTGCTTGGAAGTGCCACGCCAAGCCTTACTAGCTTTTACAAGCAGGAGCACTTTCGCTTAAAAGGGACATATTTTGATTCGCAAAAAAATTACATTTTCGATGAGAGCGAGACTGGAATTAGTGAAATTTTAAAAGATGAAATTTCAAAGACACTCGCGAATAAAAAACAAGCTGTCATCTGCCTGCCAACAAGGGCAAATTTTAAATATCTAGTCTGCAAAAACTGCGGTGAAACGTTAAAGTGCCCATTTTGCAGTATCGGTATGAGCTATTACAAAAAACAAAACGTGCTAAAGTGTCAATACTGTGAGCATAAAATGGCAGTGTCTAAAACTTGCCACCAGTGCGGCAGCGAGATGATAGAGGCCAAAAAGATCGGTACGAGCGAACTTTTAGAGCGACTGCAAGCCGAATTTGCTAATGCCAGAATCGCTAAATTTGACAGGGATGAGATAACGACGCAAAACAAGCTTGTAAAGGCCTTAAAAGAATTTAACGACGGCAAGATAGACATCCTGCTAGGCACGCAGATGCTAAGCAAAGGGCACGACTATCACAACGTCGAGCTTGCTGTTATTATGGGCTTTGATGAGCTTTTAAACTTTCCTGATTACAGAGCCAGAGAAAGAACTCTTGCCCTTGCTATGCAAGTAGCTGGCAGAGCCGGTAGAAACGGAGTTGGTAGAGTCATCATCCAAAGTAAACAAAGAGAATTTTTTGAAGGCTTCATTAGCGACTACGACGCATTTTTAAAAGAAGAGATTGGCTACCGAGAGGGGCTATATCCACCATTTACTAGGCTTCTTCGCATTATCATCTCACATAAAGATGAACACATAGTAAAAAATATATTGAATGAATTTGTGCAAAGAATAGAATCTTTAAGAAGCGATGAG
This is a stretch of genomic DNA from Campylobacter concisus. It encodes these proteins:
- a CDS encoding tryptophanyl-tRNA synthetase; translation: MKKVAYIIFALVLTIACIFGFIFSPFGSTFIAGKIEKEALARGIDVKFKDFSLGVSTLNLEATVMNAINLKANGDLSLLAQSMNLNIDINADKAKASELGLKRDVALKANVAGKFSDFKLVATGTALGSNINLNANLKDYLPKALNLDAKNIELSEISALAQKPNLASGKLDLTSNMQGVDEKNEPIINAQILASNGVINKEILKNEFGLNLAKDISFKGGINAKFANEKVVAKTLIIAPEATLKANETTYDLASKNLKSDFSLNVPDLALFGKLLGEQLNGAVDANGEILMQENALKNLKTEINGLGGKINANFDSKNLVLNAANIKLKELLALALQPSYADGQINLNANFSGFDELKKLAGEAKFDIKNGLINKDLAKLKNAAKFELKGGATAKGELVNFDANVLSDLGELKDIKGIYDLKNSQIFSKFALLISDPEKFKAVSGFEVSSKMALAGDIKVKESKIDELNLGGDAFAGKLNATIKNENLDLSLKEAQLGDILALSGNDRLANAKANVQAKGQNIFSKSPSIAATIALNEGKFNAAVLSRMLDKKFPQNEKFSSNLSLDYKGEVAKFSGDFLSSLADIKGIDGSFDVGKNTLSLKLQAVVSELNKLAFLAGRELHGKFAALITANGKVDDLSVKATSDDLFKGKLEATYKGGALDVMLKNFDIKGLTQTLALDHLYDGNGDAKFDYETKQRLGKFDILLKEGHLASTNLTNNIKIFTGKDITKEIYKDGKIYGDIKGDNVVFNVNLSSPKSDINVSKGTYNTATKMLNAPLVCRLEKTDLNVKISGTTDNLKYDVGSQYLENKVKKEIGRFLDKKLGGKDSNSSSDKQNLKGLLKGLF
- the groES gene encoding co-chaperone GroES translates to MNFQPLGKRVLVERVEETKTTASGIIIPDNAKEKPLSGEVKAVGAEVEGVKVGDKVVFAKYGGTEINLDDKTYLVLNIDDILGVIK
- the groL gene encoding chaperonin GroEL (60 kDa chaperone family; promotes refolding of misfolded polypeptides especially under stressful conditions; forms two stacked rings of heptamers to form a barrel-shaped 14mer; ends can be capped by GroES; misfolded proteins enter the barrel where they are refolded when GroES binds), encoding MAKEIFYSDDARNRLYEGVKKLNDAVKVTMGPRGRNVLIQKSFGAPNITKDGVSVAKEVELKDTIENMGASLVREVASKTNDQAGDGTTTATVLAHAIFKEGLRNVTAGANPIEVKRGMDKEVAALIDALKNISKKVSGSKEIAQIATISANSDESIGKLIADAMEKVGKDGVITVEEAKSIQDELSVVEGMQFDRGYLSPYFITNPEKMQVELSNPFILLFDKKITNLKDLLPVLEQVQKSGKPLLIIAEDIEGEALATLVVNKLRGVLNISAVKAPGFGDRRKAMLEDIAILTGGEVISEELGRTLESATINDLGQASSVVIDKDNTTIVNGAGEKSVIDARITQIKAQIAETTSDYDKEKLQERLAKLSGGVAVIKVGAATETEMKEKKDRVDDALSATRAAVEEGIVVGGGSALILASKSVNLNLQGDEAIGAEIVRRALRAPLRQIAENAGFDAGVVANAVETSKDANFGFNAATGEYVNMFEAGIIDPVKVERVALQNAVSVASLLLTTEATISEIKEEKAMPAMPDMGGMGGMGGMM
- a CDS encoding phosphomannomutase/phosphoglucomutase, producing MIQEIFREYDIRGIYERDLNETSVKAIGLNLGREMLRRGAKNVSVGYDARLSANEIFGWLVSGLNLAGIRVYNIGLLPTPVGYFSVFSDKFDANVMITGSHNPKEYNGFKITIFKDSYFGEDLQKLKVAVLAGIAAKTQIPDDLRAEKFDIATPYKNFLIEQFAHLKALPLKIVIDCANGAVGAVLPEICEALNLNAQILYAQPDGNFPNHHPDPSEEKNLSDLKAALKGEFDIGFGFDGDGDRIAVLTKKRNIKGDELAYLYSLAMKNPRVLGEVKCSQNMYDEIDAHGGKSFMGKTGHSNIKKAMKELNIDMAAEVSGHIFFKERYFGFDDATYAMFRALELVAKGFNLDGELDKLPKVFSTDEIKIKTTDAQKFKLVAKLKEVLVEIYEKGDAQNLLAGLGKIAEIIDIDGVRVRFEDGSWALVRASNTTPVIVTRFETKDQNLLVKLQETFLNLVENLKQKA
- a CDS encoding MFS transporter, with amino-acid sequence MKKAENLKYLMGLGHFCSDINQSALGAMLPFFIASYHYDYATAASLVTATNLASSLIQPLIGRLSDKRELPYVIPLGLLLAGGGMSLTGFVTNYYLILVCVMISGIGAALFHPSAARIVNYASNAKNRAKSISIFSFGGNLGFAVGPILVAVFVGNFGLKGTLVFIIPQIFLTLLYLKKGKFIKALEGNHKKQILQKTIALKDDLGAFLRLCVCIFSRSIVAFGFTAFFSIYLIKIFGISKEVANVNLSLFFAAGAISTLFGGALADRYGLVRLIKISLSVAAPLVVLMLFIDSYALFLAASICVSACISLSFSPSIALAQLYLPNQIGLASGVTLGLSITIGGIFATVIGKIADIFSLTHSFYFIAVVSIISAASSYFLKPVAR